A window of the Lodderomyces beijingensis strain CBS 14171 genome assembly, chromosome: 7 genome harbors these coding sequences:
- a CDS encoding 60S ribosomal protein eL43: MYVTKRTKKVGITGKFGVRYGSSLRRQTKKLEVQQHAKYDCSFCGKRTVQRGAAGIWTCKSCKKTVAGGAYTVSTAAAATVRSTIRRLRDMAEA, encoded by the exons ATGTATGT GACAAAGAGAACTAAGAAGGTTGGAATCACAGGTAAATTCGGTGTGAGATACGGTTCTTCATTGAGAAGACAAACcaagaagttggaagttcaacaacacgCCAAGTACGACTGCTCATTCTGTGGTAAGAGAACTGTCCAAAGAGGTGCTGCCGGTATCTGGACTTGTAAGAGTTGTAAGAAGAccgttgctggtggtgcttaCACCGTGTCtaccgctgctgctgctactgttAGATCAACCATCCGTCGTTTGAGAGACATGGCTGAAGCCTAA
- a CDS encoding mitochondrial 37S ribosomal protein mS42: protein MFKHTQRSSISRSLRAIHTVPKLTHHETWSKEGIPGLFTPKGYNAAWTDYQNYLNTNLTLLTNGTANETKSPYQILLNTAKQTTQQHTYHYAAMSHMNHFFFQQLADRDTARLSKPSRFLMEKLMHQDILDVDALRSKLLLMAENAHGQGWVYLVEDKDKNLQLLTCHNDGTPYYFAKRQQLDFNSGIDELSYKQLENMQLRCQDESVKQREEEYMLPILAINFWDHMYVADYGVNGKAEYLNQLWEYLNWDVINKRLFQI from the coding sequence ATGTTCAAACATACACAGCGCTCCAGCATAAGCAGGAGTCTACGTGCGATCCACACCGTGCCCAAACTAACCCACCATGAAACCTGGTCGAAAGAAGGGATTCCCGGTCTCTTTACGCCGAAAGGATACAATGCCGCTTGGACAGACTATCAAAACTACTTGAACACCAACCTTACCCTCTTGACCAATGGCACCGCCAACGAGACCAAATCTCCCTATCAGATACTCTTGAACACGGCCAAGCAGACTACCCAGCAGCACACCTACCATTACGCCGCCATGTCGCACATGAAccattttttcttccaacaGCTCGCTGATCGTGACACGGCGAGGTTGTCCAAGCCATCGCGGTTCCTCATGGAAAAACTCATGCATCAGGATATTTTGGACGTGGATGCGTTGAGGAGCAAGTTGCTCTTGATGGCGGAGAATGCGCACGGGCAAGGGTGGGTCTACTTGGTTgaggacaaggacaagaatTTACAGTTGCTTACGTGTCATAACGACGGAACGCCCTATTATTTCGCCAAGAGACAGCAGTTGGATTTCAACTCTGGAATCGACGAGTTGAGCTATAAGCAGTTGGAGAATATGCAATTGAGGTGCCAAGATGAACTGGTGAAGCAACGCGAGGAAGAATACATGTTGCCTATTTTGGCTATCAATTTCTGGGACCATATGTACGTTGCGGACTATGGTGTTAATGGTAAAGCCGAGTATTTGAACCAGTTGTGGGAATATTTGAACTGGGACGTGATTAACAAGAGGTTGTTCCAGATATAG